A genomic window from Candidatus Hydrogenedentota bacterium includes:
- a CDS encoding phosphatidylserine decarboxylase family protein → MKQPFSAWREGLPYYLPPFLVGIILLALPWGGVWTHWAGVIGVLAGAYVLFFFRDPRRAVPASANAVVSPADGTIVGIEDLESTPHYDGPCRRVSIFLSVFSVHVNRAPFDGTVEGIAYKEGAFKNAMRADTTDINESNTLRFRTEHGLMTVRQISGAVARRIVCRCAVGDSLKKGEKFGMIKFGSRTELYLPPGTKICVTLKQKVSGGATVVAEVPAP, encoded by the coding sequence GTGAAACAGCCGTTTAGCGCGTGGCGGGAAGGGCTTCCGTATTACCTGCCGCCATTTCTCGTAGGTATCATTTTGCTGGCGCTCCCGTGGGGCGGAGTCTGGACCCACTGGGCAGGTGTGATCGGCGTGTTGGCGGGAGCCTACGTGTTGTTCTTTTTCCGGGATCCCCGGCGTGCGGTCCCTGCCTCCGCTAATGCGGTCGTATCTCCCGCAGACGGAACCATCGTCGGCATCGAGGACCTCGAGAGCACCCCGCACTACGACGGACCTTGCCGGCGCGTTTCGATCTTTCTATCGGTCTTCAGTGTCCACGTAAACCGCGCGCCGTTCGACGGCACGGTGGAGGGGATTGCCTACAAGGAAGGCGCGTTTAAGAACGCCATGCGCGCCGACACGACCGACATCAATGAGTCGAATACACTGCGCTTTCGCACGGAACACGGGCTGATGACCGTGCGCCAGATTTCGGGCGCGGTTGCCCGTCGCATCGTGTGCCGCTGTGCCGTGGGCGACTCGCTCAAGAAAGGCGAGAAGTTCGGGATGATCAAGTTCGGTTCCCGGACGGAGCTCTATCTGCCCCCGGGAACGAAGATTTGTGTT
- the radC gene encoding DNA repair protein RadC, producing MKPAAYSTAVREMPEEERPRERLAHLGAEALRDAELIAVLFRSGTRELGAIALAERLLKEFGDLRAVARASLEELQCVKGLGQVKAIEIKAALELGKRLASHVAEARPRITKADDVSRLLMVRYKDCEREEFKALLLNSKNEVLKIVDVSTGGLDATAVLPRDVFRQAVRDGAVGMIVCHNHPSGDPEPSRDDVTITRRLSDASNVLGIKLLDHVVFGDGRFVSFKERGLM from the coding sequence ATGAAGCCTGCGGCCTATTCGACAGCCGTCCGCGAAATGCCCGAAGAAGAACGCCCCCGCGAACGCTTGGCGCACCTCGGAGCCGAAGCGTTGCGCGACGCAGAATTAATCGCCGTGTTGTTTCGTTCCGGGACGCGCGAGCTGGGAGCCATTGCCCTCGCCGAGAGGTTGCTGAAAGAATTCGGCGATCTGCGAGCGGTGGCTCGGGCCTCGCTGGAAGAGTTGCAGTGCGTGAAAGGCCTTGGCCAGGTAAAGGCCATCGAGATCAAAGCGGCCCTCGAACTGGGTAAGCGGTTGGCGTCGCACGTGGCGGAAGCCCGCCCACGAATTACGAAGGCGGATGATGTATCCAGGCTCCTGATGGTGCGATACAAGGATTGCGAGCGGGAAGAATTTAAAGCATTGTTGTTGAACTCGAAGAACGAAGTGCTCAAGATTGTCGATGTGTCGACCGGTGGATTGGATGCGACAGCCGTGCTGCCGCGCGACGTCTTTCGGCAAGCGGTGCGCGACGGAGCTGTGGGGATGATTGTGTGTCACAATCATCCGAGCGGCGACCCTGAGCCCAGCCGCGACGATGTGACCATAACGAGACGCCTGAGCGATGCGTCGAATGTATTGGGGATTAAACTCTTGGACCATGTGGTATTTGGCGACGGACGTTTCGTCAGCTTCAAAGAAAGGGGGCTGATGTGA